The Deinococcus roseus genome contains a region encoding:
- the thpR gene encoding RNA 2',3'-cyclic phosphodiesterase, whose amino-acid sequence MRLFYAIMVPQEIQEQLAPIQKHLRGNWRPVKPDQMHITLAFMPQYPEGKSKPLLELGDRISKTRDGFEIRLKGTGYFPNEGSPRVWFVKTEAPELQEISEALTSQIDYPFEDKGFKAHITLARKKGPAPRVPPQVFDLTWKASSFALVQSNLKLSGPTYKILKTFKFRDFGQ is encoded by the coding sequence GTGAGGCTCTTTTACGCCATCATGGTTCCCCAGGAGATACAGGAGCAACTGGCCCCCATTCAGAAGCACCTCCGGGGCAACTGGCGGCCTGTGAAGCCCGACCAGATGCACATCACCCTCGCCTTCATGCCCCAGTACCCGGAAGGGAAAAGCAAACCTTTGTTGGAACTGGGAGACCGCATCAGCAAGACCAGAGACGGTTTTGAGATCCGCCTGAAAGGCACCGGGTATTTCCCCAATGAGGGAAGCCCCAGGGTCTGGTTCGTGAAAACCGAGGCCCCGGAGCTACAGGAGATCTCTGAGGCGCTCACCTCCCAGATCGACTACCCTTTTGAGGACAAGGGCTTCAAGGCCCACATCACCCTGGCCCGCAAGAAAGGACCTGCCCCACGGGTTCCTCCGCAGGTGTTTGACCTGACCTGGAAAGCCAGCAGTTTTGCCCTGGTGCAGAGCAACCTCAAACTTTCTGGACCCACCTACAAGATCCTCAAGACCTTCAAATTCAGAGATTTCGGCCAGTAA
- a CDS encoding CinA family nicotinamide mononucleotide deamidase-related protein, producing MFIAEIISVGTELLLGEITDTNAVFLANELKARGVVLHHKNTVGDNLQRIADTIKKALERADLVILGGGLGPTDDDLTREGIALVLGETPEVDQQLLAHLEGMYSARGRTMPQSNIKQAWLIPSATPLDNPLGTAPGWMVKKDGKVIVAMPGPPQEMKPMWKEQVLPRLDLPERALYHVTLHTSGIGESNISDLLGDLTLQHSPSVATYARKHGVDVRVAHMADSLEEARTGAAATEATVREKLGKYIYGEDSDTLESVTLKKLQERKETLAVFEAFTAGALAQKLGRHPRLKGVLSTADHGIQVDLGLTPRTLTEEGEDSVNAAIELARGIQDRLGATYGLATVGNLDTHTCHVALVTDTDVKTATLDWVGTPDQLIERTSNAALMLLYRTLKGEA from the coding sequence ATGTTTATAGCAGAAATCATCAGCGTCGGTACGGAACTTCTTCTCGGTGAAATCACCGACACCAATGCTGTTTTTCTCGCCAATGAACTGAAGGCCAGAGGGGTGGTCCTCCACCACAAAAACACGGTGGGAGACAACCTTCAGAGAATTGCAGACACCATCAAAAAAGCCCTGGAAAGGGCAGATCTGGTGATCCTTGGTGGCGGCCTTGGCCCCACCGACGATGACCTCACCCGTGAAGGCATTGCCCTGGTTCTGGGAGAAACACCCGAAGTGGACCAGCAGTTGCTGGCCCATCTGGAAGGAATGTACAGCGCACGCGGCAGAACCATGCCCCAGAGCAACATCAAGCAGGCCTGGCTCATCCCCAGTGCCACCCCGCTGGACAACCCTCTGGGAACTGCTCCAGGCTGGATGGTCAAAAAAGACGGCAAGGTCATTGTGGCGATGCCTGGTCCACCTCAGGAAATGAAACCGATGTGGAAGGAGCAGGTGCTTCCCCGCCTTGATCTTCCCGAGCGCGCCCTGTATCACGTGACCCTGCACACCTCGGGCATTGGAGAAAGCAACATTTCGGATTTGCTGGGTGACCTCACCTTGCAACATTCCCCCAGTGTGGCCACCTATGCCAGAAAACACGGTGTGGACGTGCGCGTTGCCCACATGGCCGATTCTCTGGAAGAAGCCAGAACGGGTGCTGCTGCCACTGAAGCCACCGTGCGGGAAAAGCTTGGGAAGTACATTTACGGCGAGGACAGCGACACCCTGGAAAGTGTAACCCTCAAGAAGCTGCAGGAACGCAAAGAGACCCTGGCGGTCTTTGAAGCTTTCACCGCAGGTGCGCTTGCTCAAAAGCTGGGCAGGCACCCCCGTTTGAAAGGTGTCCTCAGCACAGCAGACCACGGCATCCAGGTGGATCTGGGCCTCACCCCCAGAACCCTCACGGAAGAAGGCGAGGACAGCGTGAATGCTGCCATCGAACTGGCCAGAGGGATTCAGGACCGTCTTGGGGCCACCTATGGCCTCGCCACCGTTGGAAACCTGGACACCCACACATGCCATGTGGCCCTGGTGACCGACACAGACGTTAAGACCGCCACGCTGGACTGGGTGGGAACACCCGACCAGCTCATCGAAAGGACCAGCAACGCTGCCCTGATGCTGCTGTACAGAACCCTGAAGGGCGAAGCGTGA
- a CDS encoding peptidylprolyl isomerase has translation MKKFILAATLLLPLAHAQQTPAEAQTAETAFKTLEPLTKDRVLKFSEPQWVINPNKKYRAIINTTKGDITVELYPKIAPKAVNSFVFLALNHYYDGIVFHRVLDNFMAQTGDPTGTGTGGPGYSYGLEIEQNVTFNAAGLLGVANSGGRSTNGSQFFITFAPASWLNYGYTIFGKVLDGMPTVNSIQKIDPQKPDPKIKPDAINTVTILESN, from the coding sequence ATGAAGAAATTCATTCTGGCTGCGACCCTGCTCCTCCCTCTGGCCCACGCCCAGCAGACCCCTGCTGAAGCCCAGACCGCTGAAACGGCTTTTAAAACCCTGGAACCCCTCACCAAGGACCGGGTTCTGAAATTCAGTGAACCCCAGTGGGTTATCAACCCCAACAAGAAATACCGGGCGATCATCAACACCACCAAGGGCGACATCACAGTAGAACTCTACCCAAAAATTGCCCCCAAAGCCGTGAACTCTTTTGTGTTTCTGGCCCTGAACCACTATTACGATGGCATCGTGTTTCACCGGGTGCTGGACAACTTCATGGCCCAGACCGGAGATCCCACCGGAACCGGGACCGGTGGCCCTGGCTACAGTTACGGTCTGGAAATCGAACAGAACGTGACTTTCAATGCCGCGGGTCTGCTGGGGGTGGCCAACAGTGGAGGCCGTTCCACCAACGGAAGCCAGTTCTTCATCACCTTTGCTCCTGCTTCCTGGCTGAATTACGGATACACCATCTTCGGGAAGGTGCTGGACGGCATGCCCACCGTCAACAGCATCCAGAAAATTGATCCCCAGAAACCCGACCCCAAGATCAAACCCGATGCCATCAACACCGTGACCATTCTGGAAAGCAACTGA
- a CDS encoding S41 family peptidase, with the protein MRLFIWLVVLLGSLGAAQAQKYPSSNAARLYQDFQAAMVSYYGEHKDRVPDLLLKYHNLLETGCERQKKCQTWDAEQQIRSLLRELGDAHTDLGTSSFFNFDPQEDDLQLTLENELGVVLQHQQNHWYVKFVVYGSYADLNGLKQGDDLLSAGGRDLESVPSERELDFDRHSSLLIDRQGKRLRIELNKDYKEDYWQKAQYKIQQDTAILQIPSFYAEGKRLYRNSQLPISESVHQALRELQGQHIQNLILDLRYNPGGWVNECAAASSAFVKSFKVYQDARFTAGFLRVQNGQVLGFDRSKLLFGVPFLPVRSAVTSPSFWEPKVVVLVNHDTASCGEWFTYQLQRAGKATVIGEPTYGILNTSTQTRRLGYRYTLQITVIRSLQEDFTLYPRRITPDQVVHNTLTEDVQLQTALQLFNP; encoded by the coding sequence ATGCGACTTTTCATCTGGCTTGTGGTTCTGCTGGGCAGTCTGGGTGCAGCGCAAGCACAGAAATACCCTTCCAGCAATGCAGCCAGACTGTACCAGGATTTTCAGGCGGCCATGGTCAGCTATTACGGGGAACACAAAGACCGGGTGCCTGACCTGCTGCTCAAATACCACAACCTGCTGGAAACAGGCTGTGAACGCCAGAAAAAATGCCAGACCTGGGATGCCGAGCAGCAGATTCGCAGCCTGCTGCGTGAACTGGGAGATGCCCATACCGATCTCGGGACCTCCAGCTTTTTCAACTTTGATCCACAAGAAGACGATCTCCAGCTGACCTTGGAAAACGAACTGGGGGTGGTTCTGCAGCACCAGCAAAACCACTGGTACGTTAAATTTGTGGTTTACGGCAGTTACGCTGATCTGAATGGCCTGAAACAGGGCGATGACCTGCTGAGTGCAGGAGGGCGGGATCTAGAAAGTGTTCCCTCAGAAAGGGAGCTGGACTTTGACAGACATTCCAGCCTGCTGATTGACCGGCAGGGAAAACGCCTGCGCATCGAACTGAACAAAGATTACAAAGAAGATTACTGGCAAAAAGCCCAGTACAAAATCCAGCAGGACACCGCCATCCTGCAAATCCCCAGTTTTTACGCAGAAGGCAAACGCCTTTACCGCAATTCCCAGCTTCCCATCAGTGAAAGCGTGCATCAGGCCCTCAGGGAACTGCAAGGCCAGCACATTCAGAACCTCATTCTGGACCTCCGGTACAATCCAGGGGGCTGGGTGAATGAATGTGCCGCTGCCTCTTCTGCTTTTGTGAAAAGCTTCAAAGTGTATCAGGATGCCCGTTTCACTGCAGGTTTTCTGCGGGTGCAAAACGGACAGGTGCTGGGCTTTGACCGCTCCAAATTGCTGTTTGGTGTGCCTTTTTTGCCTGTGCGCAGTGCAGTCACCTCTCCCAGTTTCTGGGAACCAAAGGTGGTGGTTCTGGTCAACCATGACACAGCATCTTGCGGGGAGTGGTTCACCTACCAGTTGCAGCGGGCAGGCAAAGCCACCGTGATTGGAGAACCCACTTATGGCATCCTCAACACCAGCACCCAGACCCGCAGGCTGGGGTACCGCTACACCCTGCAAATCACCGTGATCCGCTCTCTGCAAGAGGATTTCACCCTCTATCCCAGACGCATCACCCCGGATCAGGTGGTGCACAACACCCTCACCGAAGACGTGCAACTGCAGACCGCATTGCAGCTTTTCAACCCCTGA
- a CDS encoding DarT1-associated NADAR antitoxin family protein, translated as MAKRPVFVPDENPPHVRELEVEFQWHPGLSRSQAQKSIQELHGAAREHGLHRLLEISSRSSTELGNQLSAFHLTLVADSGQLISVECAYQGSKVFEQGGPYQDLYQTTSKAAKQDERLRTSGPIVAFEFDGVRWPTQPTTAFYDWLYLSALNQHPELQQHLLDHDGFTDIAFNPEKSAACQARCAAMFLTLHRKGLFQEAMQDQQHFLRTLQPEH; from the coding sequence ATGGCAAAGCGTCCTGTTTTTGTTCCTGACGAAAATCCCCCACATGTGCGTGAACTGGAAGTGGAATTCCAATGGCATCCCGGACTCTCCCGATCTCAGGCCCAGAAGTCCATCCAGGAATTGCATGGGGCTGCCAGAGAGCATGGGCTGCACAGGTTGCTGGAAATCTCCTCCAGATCCAGCACAGAACTGGGAAACCAGCTCAGCGCCTTTCATTTGACACTGGTTGCTGATTCAGGACAGCTCATCTCTGTGGAATGTGCTTATCAGGGCAGCAAAGTGTTTGAACAGGGAGGCCCTTATCAGGACCTGTACCAGACCACCAGCAAGGCCGCCAAACAGGACGAACGCCTGCGAACTTCAGGCCCGATTGTGGCTTTTGAGTTTGATGGTGTCCGCTGGCCCACCCAGCCCACCACTGCTTTTTACGACTGGCTGTACCTTTCTGCATTGAACCAGCATCCAGAACTGCAACAACACCTCCTGGACCATGATGGGTTCACAGACATTGCCTTCAATCCCGAAAAATCTGCAGCCTGTCAGGCCAGATGTGCTGCGATGTTCCTGACCTTGCACCGCAAAGGTTTGTTTCAGGAAGCCATGCAAGACCAGCAGCATTTTCTGAGAACCTTACAGCCAGAACATTGA
- a CDS encoding threonine aldolase family protein encodes MLVDLRSDTITRPTPEMLEAMVTAPLGDDVYGEDPTVNLLQEETAQALGFEAGLFMPSGTMTNQVAIAVHTKRGQEVITQQGAHIYEYELGMMATFSGVVPRFVPAPLGVPDPEDIKKAIGRSIHKSPTGLISIENTHNIAGGTIVPLEVLKGVREVSLSEGLPLHMDGARLMNAAAGLNVDVREITRHFDSVSLCLSKGLGAPVGSVLLGSQAFIKEAHRYRKMMGGGMRQSGILAAAARIALRDGPAKLTEDHHKTRQLAAALEQAGYGVNHAAVQTNIIYVQVPDAFQKAEELKSKGILVNAVYADSLRFVLHHQITQEMLDHTIASL; translated from the coding sequence ATGCTTGTTGATCTGCGTTCAGACACCATCACCCGTCCCACGCCAGAAATGCTGGAAGCCATGGTCACCGCTCCTCTGGGAGACGACGTTTACGGGGAAGATCCCACTGTGAACCTGCTGCAGGAAGAAACGGCCCAGGCTCTGGGGTTTGAAGCAGGCCTGTTCATGCCTTCGGGCACCATGACCAATCAGGTGGCCATTGCTGTACACACAAAACGGGGACAGGAGGTCATCACCCAGCAGGGAGCCCACATCTACGAATACGAACTGGGCATGATGGCCACCTTCTCTGGCGTGGTGCCCCGGTTTGTACCAGCCCCTCTGGGTGTCCCTGATCCTGAAGACATCAAAAAAGCCATTGGGCGCAGCATCCACAAAAGCCCCACAGGTCTGATTTCCATCGAGAACACCCACAACATTGCCGGAGGAACCATCGTGCCTCTGGAGGTCCTGAAAGGCGTCCGGGAAGTCAGCCTCTCTGAAGGCTTGCCCCTGCACATGGACGGTGCCCGCCTGATGAACGCTGCTGCTGGACTGAATGTGGATGTGAGAGAGATCACCCGGCATTTTGATTCGGTCAGTCTGTGCCTCAGCAAGGGTCTGGGCGCACCCGTGGGCAGTGTGCTGCTCGGGTCTCAGGCCTTCATCAAGGAAGCCCACCGCTACCGCAAGATGATGGGCGGAGGCATGCGGCAATCTGGAATTCTGGCCGCAGCAGCCAGAATCGCCCTGAGAGATGGCCCTGCGAAGCTGACCGAAGACCACCACAAAACCCGGCAACTGGCAGCAGCCCTGGAGCAGGCAGGATATGGGGTCAACCATGCTGCTGTGCAGACCAACATCATTTACGTGCAGGTACCAGATGCCTTCCAGAAAGCAGAAGAACTGAAAAGCAAAGGCATTCTGGTGAACGCCGTGTATGCAGACAGCCTGAGGTTCGTGCTGCACCACCAGATCACCCAGGAAATGCTGGACCACACCATTGCCAGCCTCTGA
- a CDS encoding metallophosphoesterase family protein: MNFKPFAGFLLLCASASGFQAKAQNTVLAAGDIGMCNLQAPYWTGDLIRRELQKDPAARVLALGDLAYTVGSKAEFKACFDAAWGSFKGNIYPAPGNHEYETANAAGYFDYFAERAGKGYYGFDLGKWRVLSLNSNLSGEAMQQQIQWLKTDLDAFKGQCILAYWHHPLVSSGFHGNNSIMKPVWEVLQAHHADLVLVGHDHHYERFTQLSSSGTPDSEGIREFVVGTGGAVLYRTLFIKPGSEKHQNSQFGVLKLNLQDSGYSWEFLAANPKQAGKVLDSGSADCHAK, from the coding sequence ATGAATTTCAAACCCTTTGCTGGATTTTTGCTTCTCTGCGCTTCTGCATCTGGTTTTCAGGCAAAAGCCCAGAACACCGTGCTGGCCGCCGGAGACATTGGCATGTGCAACCTACAGGCCCCCTACTGGACGGGAGATTTGATCCGGCGGGAATTGCAGAAAGATCCTGCTGCACGGGTGCTGGCCCTGGGAGATCTGGCTTACACGGTGGGCAGCAAAGCAGAATTCAAAGCCTGTTTTGATGCTGCCTGGGGAAGCTTTAAGGGAAACATCTATCCTGCTCCTGGAAACCATGAATACGAGACCGCCAATGCAGCAGGGTATTTTGACTACTTTGCAGAACGGGCAGGGAAGGGGTATTACGGGTTTGATCTGGGGAAATGGCGGGTGCTGTCTCTCAACTCCAACCTGAGTGGAGAGGCCATGCAGCAGCAAATCCAGTGGCTGAAAACCGATCTGGATGCCTTCAAAGGCCAGTGCATCCTGGCCTACTGGCACCATCCGCTGGTGTCTTCCGGGTTTCATGGGAACAACAGCATCATGAAACCCGTCTGGGAGGTCTTGCAGGCACACCATGCCGATCTGGTGCTGGTGGGCCACGACCACCACTATGAAAGGTTTACCCAGCTTTCCAGTTCAGGGACTCCCGATTCAGAAGGCATCCGCGAATTTGTGGTGGGAACAGGTGGAGCTGTATTATACCGCACCCTGTTCATCAAACCCGGCAGTGAAAAACACCAGAACAGCCAGTTCGGGGTTTTAAAGTTGAACTTGCAGGACAGCGGTTACAGCTGGGAATTTCTGGCAGCCAACCCAAAACAGGCAGGCAAAGTGCTGGATTCTGGGTCTGCAGATTGTCATGCGAAATAG
- a CDS encoding DUF2721 domain-containing protein, translated as MLQITTAAEVLGAMITPAVLISASGTLVLSTSNRLVRVVDRVRAVSTEIQKMNKENLSDSRLEMLIEQLPDLSRRLILMRTALSALYFAIGLLVLTSIMVGFVQLFHWETGNWLGIACGLLGTSSLLYASVLLVREANIAVASTFQEMDHLERSIR; from the coding sequence TTGCTGCAAATCACCACCGCTGCAGAGGTGCTGGGGGCCATGATCACCCCGGCGGTGCTGATTTCTGCCTCGGGAACCCTGGTGCTTTCCACCTCCAACCGGCTGGTGCGCGTGGTGGACCGGGTGCGGGCTGTGAGCACCGAAATCCAGAAAATGAACAAAGAAAACCTGTCAGACAGCAGGCTGGAAATGCTCATTGAGCAACTCCCTGACCTCTCCAGACGACTGATCCTGATGCGCACAGCCCTCAGTGCGCTCTATTTTGCCATTGGCCTGCTGGTCCTCACCAGCATCATGGTGGGCTTTGTGCAGCTTTTTCACTGGGAAACCGGAAACTGGCTGGGCATTGCCTGCGGTCTGCTGGGAACCAGTTCCCTGCTGTATGCCAGTGTCCTGCTGGTCCGGGAGGCCAACATTGCTGTGGCATCGACATTTCAGGAGATGGACCATCTGGAACGGTCCATTCGGTAG
- a CDS encoding HRDC domain-containing protein, which yields MESREALRILQLLADGVDPHSGEVFEDTSPYQHPQVVRALFYAVGAIESLSGEIAPVLGKPQKSSNSSKPDKPEKPEKAESQELNLGELSPDERDRFEKLRNWRAERARQLNMPQYVIAHNRHLFEMAQLKDLSYASLSAIKGFGGIKAEKYAEEIQRVLEK from the coding sequence ATGGAAAGCAGAGAAGCCCTCCGAATTTTGCAGCTCCTCGCAGATGGGGTGGACCCCCACTCTGGCGAGGTCTTTGAAGACACCAGTCCTTACCAGCACCCCCAGGTGGTTCGTGCCCTCTTTTATGCTGTGGGGGCCATCGAAAGCCTCTCTGGGGAAATTGCTCCCGTGCTGGGCAAGCCCCAGAAATCCAGCAACTCCAGCAAACCGGACAAACCCGAAAAGCCAGAGAAAGCAGAATCTCAGGAACTCAACCTTGGTGAACTTTCCCCAGATGAGCGGGACCGTTTTGAGAAACTGCGCAACTGGCGGGCAGAGCGGGCCAGACAGCTTAACATGCCCCAGTATGTGATTGCCCACAACCGCCACCTTTTCGAGATGGCGCAATTGAAAGACCTCTCTTATGCCAGCCTTTCTGCCATCAAGGGCTTTGGGGGCATCAAGGCAGAGAAATACGCAGAGGAAATCCAGCGCGTCCTCGAGAAGTAA
- a CDS encoding GNAT family N-acetyltransferase, with product MQKTITHLEMTHPDQLNPKYSTEENFKIQVPAIQDHRLNRFFYQWVGKDYRWTDRLSWPEEKWQAFAEQPGMQLLIASLKDTPIGFAELKKEGTEFEISIFGLADRYIGLGLGGHFLTLVIQAAWDLGASRVFLNTCDWDHPHALKNYLARGFQVYREVVV from the coding sequence ATGCAAAAGACCATCACCCATCTGGAGATGACCCATCCAGACCAGCTGAATCCCAAATACAGCACGGAGGAAAACTTTAAAATTCAGGTGCCTGCAATTCAGGACCACCGTTTGAACCGATTTTTTTACCAGTGGGTGGGCAAAGATTACCGCTGGACCGACCGCCTCTCCTGGCCTGAGGAGAAATGGCAGGCTTTTGCAGAACAGCCTGGAATGCAGCTGCTGATTGCCTCCCTCAAAGACACCCCCATTGGCTTTGCTGAATTGAAAAAAGAGGGCACCGAATTTGAGATCAGCATTTTTGGACTGGCAGACCGCTACATTGGTCTGGGGCTGGGCGGGCATTTCCTGACCCTGGTGATCCAGGCCGCCTGGGACCTGGGGGCCAGCAGGGTTTTCCTGAACACCTGTGACTGGGATCACCCGCATGCCCTTAAGAACTATCTCGCACGGGGATTTCAGGTATACCGTGAGGTCGTGGTTTAA
- a CDS encoding DUF2089 domain-containing protein, translating to MLKPIPIPFPGVQEKPIVTELTFVESQVTVKGHFELNEFATLVPESLEFLRLYIKVRGNLKEVERILGISYPTVRARFEGMLRDLGYEPVEPDPSELALDLLEKGEITPEEALRRLKK from the coding sequence ATGCTCAAACCGATTCCCATCCCCTTTCCCGGAGTTCAGGAAAAACCCATCGTCACAGAACTCACCTTTGTGGAGTCCCAGGTGACGGTGAAAGGCCACTTCGAACTCAATGAATTTGCCACCCTGGTGCCGGAAAGCCTGGAATTCCTGAGGCTCTACATCAAAGTCAGGGGCAACCTCAAAGAAGTGGAACGCATTTTAGGCATCTCCTACCCCACCGTTCGGGCCAGATTTGAAGGCATGCTGCGGGACCTCGGGTACGAACCCGTGGAACCGGACCCCAGCGAACTTGCCCTGGACTTGCTGGAAAAAGGAGAAATCACCCCTGAGGAAGCCCTGCGCAGACTGAAGAAATAG
- a CDS encoding SHOCT-like domain-containing protein: MDQIKKILDMVKQGRLSADDSFKLISALNPRLKLSHDEWERYVGLLRNEALGTAEVETILNGRSGAQFPDPPFPPRPPRIDTTIESALESALSGIRKGFGAGQSRTATTLKVEFESSGGASMRTNIPLALADHALKLIPKEALGMIAEQGIDPQMIPDLLKSSPPVGRLMDFTDEEGSQVRLTIE; the protein is encoded by the coding sequence ATGGACCAGATCAAGAAAATCCTCGACATGGTCAAGCAGGGCCGCCTGAGCGCCGACGATTCCTTCAAGCTGATTTCTGCCCTCAATCCCCGTCTGAAACTCTCTCATGATGAATGGGAACGCTATGTGGGTTTGCTGCGCAATGAAGCCCTGGGCACCGCAGAAGTGGAAACCATCCTGAATGGCCGCTCTGGTGCTCAGTTCCCTGACCCACCGTTTCCTCCCCGTCCTCCCCGCATCGACACCACCATCGAAAGTGCCCTCGAATCTGCCCTGAGTGGCATCCGCAAAGGCTTTGGGGCTGGACAGTCCAGAACCGCCACCACCCTGAAAGTGGAATTTGAGAGCTCTGGTGGAGCCAGCATGCGGACCAACATTCCCCTGGCCCTCGCAGACCACGCCCTCAAACTGATTCCCAAAGAAGCCCTGGGCATGATTGCAGAGCAGGGCATTGACCCCCAGATGATCCCCGACCTGCTCAAGAGCAGCCCTCCAGTGGGCCGTCTGATGGACTTTACAGATGAGGAAGGATCACAGGTTCGCCTGACCATCGAATGA
- a CDS encoding DUF4097 family beta strand repeat-containing protein produces MSDFSNKVKELLEQGKITPEEAQELLTGHQEPQLKQISLPSTGNERVLRISLRAGDLKVKGNPNVSTPQLVGHNTDGIQIRTEGNTWIVDDQRNFEVQGAGFIDKMVGMLGKFKPVHVNLEVPTFLERLEVHLLAGDIEVQGVPAFVKMDIQAGDVDLVDIIGFDISAKAGDVDITADLREGKHGIELLAGDLDLNLTPSSNARVNVNLTAGDFDAIGIPTTKSGGTVTGGRYEATVGSGDASVTINVNAGDIDLRVK; encoded by the coding sequence ATGTCCGATTTTTCAAACAAAGTCAAAGAACTGCTGGAACAGGGAAAAATCACCCCCGAAGAAGCCCAGGAACTGCTCACTGGACACCAGGAGCCCCAGCTCAAACAGATCTCACTGCCCAGCACCGGAAACGAGCGCGTTCTGCGCATCAGCCTGCGGGCCGGAGACCTCAAGGTCAAAGGCAACCCCAACGTCAGCACCCCCCAGCTGGTGGGCCACAACACCGACGGCATCCAGATCCGCACCGAGGGCAACACCTGGATCGTGGATGACCAGCGCAACTTTGAAGTGCAGGGTGCAGGTTTCATCGACAAGATGGTGGGCATGCTGGGCAAGTTCAAACCCGTGCATGTGAACCTGGAAGTCCCCACCTTTCTGGAGCGCCTGGAAGTGCACCTGCTGGCCGGAGACATCGAAGTGCAGGGCGTTCCCGCCTTCGTGAAGATGGACATTCAGGCCGGAGATGTGGACCTGGTGGACATCATCGGATTTGACATCAGTGCCAAGGCCGGAGATGTGGACATCACTGCAGACCTGAGGGAAGGCAAACATGGCATCGAACTGCTGGCCGGAGACCTCGACCTCAACCTGACCCCCAGCAGCAACGCCCGGGTCAATGTCAACCTCACCGCAGGCGACTTTGATGCCATCGGGATTCCCACCACCAAGAGCGGCGGCACCGTCACTGGAGGCCGCTATGAAGCCACCGTAGGATCAGGCGACGCCAGCGTCACCATCAACGTCAATGCAGGCGACATCGACCTGCGGGTCAAGTAA
- a CDS encoding HD domain-containing protein — translation MTRDEAYNLMCQHTPSESLRRHMLNVEAAMRYYARLWGEDEEQYAIAGLLHDFDYELHPEEHPFWGVKHLQENTDVSEDIINAILGHASYSGVARETRLAKTLFAVDELTGLIQASALIRPDKDIKMLELSSVKKRFKNKAFAAGVNRDEVQEGTQDLGLDLDTHMAHVLKAMQEM, via the coding sequence ATGACCCGAGATGAGGCTTACAACCTGATGTGCCAGCACACCCCCAGCGAGTCCCTCAGACGCCACATGCTCAATGTTGAAGCCGCCATGCGTTACTATGCACGGCTGTGGGGAGAAGACGAGGAGCAGTACGCCATTGCTGGCTTGCTGCACGACTTCGACTATGAGTTGCACCCCGAAGAACACCCCTTCTGGGGCGTCAAACATTTGCAGGAAAACACCGACGTTTCTGAGGACATCATCAATGCCATCCTGGGACATGCCAGTTACAGCGGCGTTGCCAGAGAAACCCGACTTGCCAAAACCTTATTTGCTGTAGACGAACTGACCGGATTGATCCAGGCCTCTGCCCTGATCCGCCCCGACAAGGACATCAAAATGCTGGAACTCTCCAGCGTCAAAAAACGCTTCAAAAACAAAGCCTTCGCGGCAGGGGTCAACCGGGACGAGGTGCAGGAAGGCACCCAGGACCTGGGTCTGGACCTGGACACCCACATGGCCCATGTGTTGAAGGCCATGCAGGAGATGTGA
- a CDS encoding Lrp/AsnC family transcriptional regulator, whose translation MITALVLIQAERKRIVETAQEVAAVPHVTDVYSVTGDWDIVAVIRMPDYAALDEVVTQNMRKIDGIVKTQTMLAFKTYSKDLLEQSFSIGTED comes from the coding sequence ATGATTACCGCTCTGGTTCTGATTCAGGCTGAACGCAAGCGCATTGTCGAAACGGCCCAGGAAGTGGCTGCAGTTCCCCACGTCACCGATGTGTACAGCGTCACCGGAGACTGGGACATCGTGGCTGTGATCCGCATGCCCGATTACGCCGCTCTGGATGAAGTGGTCACCCAGAACATGCGCAAAATCGACGGCATCGTCAAAACCCAGACCATGCTGGCCTTCAAGACCTACAGCAAGGATTTGCTGGAGCAGAGTTTTTCGATTGGGACAGAGGATTAG